In Aliivibrio wodanis, a genomic segment contains:
- a CDS encoding ABC transporter, integral membrane protein, translated as MSQQFVFWLSMLIPGSGHLLLRRTREALFGFSILALEILVFIQFTLPNFRLLAVEQPNGKITIGAERFVDDSFLIMVGSTVGAMMILVFFALHYAFARDAKDVKRQIDETGFAITFTEKVRGLSHEIVPNLITAPKFILLFVFALLPAIVSIVVAFTNFKRPVLPPAFLIEWKGFTNFERLFTNERTAAAFQETLSWTLTWTFCASALTIVLGTVLAVVANNKHIRGKKFFRTVYILPWAVPAFLTILVFQLFFSKIGGMNTMVIPFFTGNEYDVSTAIGFFLNADYAKITIILIQAWLGFPYVFILVTGVLQTIPDDLYEASAIDGGNAWTNFFDITLPLILISVAPVFITQFTFNFNNVTIVYMLGEATVQTVGSIYKPLDTISSLGFRLMMDAKYNEAAVYTLITSTIVGAVVLYSWLKAGAFKNEEVM; from the coding sequence ATGAGTCAACAGTTTGTATTCTGGCTCTCTATGCTTATACCGGGCAGTGGGCACCTTCTATTGCGCCGAACAAGAGAAGCTTTATTCGGGTTCTCAATACTGGCTTTAGAGATATTGGTTTTTATTCAATTCACCCTTCCAAATTTTCGTCTGTTAGCTGTCGAACAACCCAATGGAAAAATCACCATTGGTGCTGAGCGCTTTGTTGATGATTCATTTCTTATCATGGTTGGTTCAACCGTTGGCGCAATGATGATTTTGGTCTTTTTTGCACTGCACTACGCTTTCGCTCGTGATGCAAAAGACGTTAAACGACAAATTGATGAAACTGGTTTTGCAATTACGTTTACAGAAAAGGTACGTGGATTATCACACGAAATCGTACCGAATCTAATTACAGCACCTAAATTCATATTACTGTTTGTATTTGCTTTATTACCAGCAATCGTTTCCATTGTCGTTGCTTTTACTAACTTTAAACGTCCCGTCTTACCACCAGCATTTCTAATTGAGTGGAAAGGCTTCACTAACTTTGAGCGTTTGTTCACGAACGAACGTACTGCTGCTGCATTCCAAGAAACCTTGTCATGGACACTAACCTGGACCTTCTGTGCTTCTGCCTTGACTATTGTTTTAGGTACAGTCCTTGCCGTTGTAGCAAACAATAAACACATCAGAGGGAAAAAATTCTTCCGTACTGTGTACATTTTACCTTGGGCGGTTCCTGCTTTTTTAACCATTCTTGTTTTCCAACTTTTCTTCTCAAAGATTGGCGGCATGAACACCATGGTTATCCCGTTTTTCACAGGTAACGAATACGATGTAAGCACAGCTATTGGCTTCTTCCTAAACGCAGACTACGCCAAAATCACCATCATATTAATTCAAGCATGGCTTGGTTTCCCTTACGTATTCATTCTGGTCACGGGCGTACTACAAACGATCCCTGATGACTTGTATGAAGCCAGTGCGATTGACGGCGGTAACGCATGGACCAACTTCTTCGATATTACATTACCTTTAATATTAATTAGTGTCGCTCCAGTATTTATTACCCAATTTACCTTCAACTTTAATAACGTCACCATCGTTTATATGTTGGGTGAAGCAACGGTTCAAACCGTAGGGTCAATCTACAAACCACTCGATACGATTTCATCTCTTGGTTTCCGCTTAATGATGGATGCTAAATACAACGAAGCGGCGGTATATACCTTAATCACCAGTACTATTGTTGGTGCCGTAGTCTTGTATTCATGGCTTAAAGCTGGTGCCTTTAAAAATGAGGAGGTCATGTAA
- a CDS encoding transporter, extracellular solute-binding protein produces the protein MIKKISLAVSAALLLSNTAMAAENIVIGVEKSYVPYFTELAEQFNKGKDFKVEVAATSMFDLLAALPTQKGNIADIFMIPNDRIGELADQHLIAPTNFTVNGYTDAATNASTYNNQAYMLPMSTDTTLFLYNKDMLKEAPKTLKEIPPSEWAAKFTDFYFTGGLFMSNGGYIFKDHNPQDIGLNTPDSIKAGLAAQGLYKSGVSHWTLMQDDTVAYDIMMKYFMEGKLKAIINGPWAIADIEKAGINVGAAPIPSWDGSHPYKALTGTKGMTVNGYSDNKEGARAFIKFLATPENANKWYAETREVSPSLSVSYKEGSLHKAIFDATNIGQPMPSIPEFMKVWGPMKTGLAQIAQGQDVKAVLDAAVDTIEIDIEDM, from the coding sequence ATGATTAAGAAAATATCGCTTGCCGTTTCAGCAGCCCTACTACTAAGCAACACAGCAATGGCTGCAGAAAATATTGTTATCGGTGTAGAAAAAAGCTATGTGCCTTACTTCACCGAACTGGCTGAGCAATTCAACAAAGGTAAAGACTTTAAAGTTGAAGTCGCTGCAACAAGTATGTTTGATTTACTGGCTGCCCTACCGACTCAAAAAGGCAATATTGCTGATATTTTCATGATCCCAAATGACCGTATTGGTGAACTAGCAGACCAACATTTAATCGCTCCAACCAACTTTACTGTTAATGGTTATACCGATGCAGCAACCAACGCATCAACTTACAATAATCAAGCTTATATGCTACCAATGTCTACAGATACAACACTATTTTTGTACAACAAAGACATGCTAAAAGAAGCACCAAAAACACTGAAAGAGATCCCACCTTCAGAGTGGGCTGCTAAATTTACTGATTTCTATTTCACTGGCGGCCTATTTATGTCTAATGGCGGCTACATTTTTAAAGACCACAATCCTCAAGACATTGGCCTAAACACACCTGATTCAATCAAAGCAGGTTTGGCTGCTCAAGGTTTATATAAAAGTGGAGTGAGCCACTGGACACTAATGCAAGATGATACCGTTGCTTACGACATCATGATGAAGTACTTCATGGAAGGAAAACTAAAAGCAATCATCAACGGTCCATGGGCAATTGCTGACATTGAAAAAGCAGGTATTAACGTTGGTGCTGCACCAATCCCAAGCTGGGATGGCAGCCATCCATATAAAGCGCTAACAGGCACAAAAGGGATGACAGTTAACGGCTATAGCGATAATAAAGAAGGTGCTCGCGCATTCATCAAATTCCTTGCTACACCTGAAAATGCAAACAAATGGTATGCAGAAACTCGCGAAGTATCACCTAGCCTGTCTGTAAGCTACAAAGAAGGTTCACTACACAAAGCTATCTTTGATGCGACAAACATTGGCCAACCTATGCCAAGTATCCCAGAATTCATGAAGGTTTGGGGACCAATGAAAACGGGTCTTGCACAAATTGCACAAGGTCAAGATGTAAAAGCGGTACTAGATGCAGCCGTTGATACTATCGAAATTGATATCGAAGATATGTAA
- a CDS encoding 6-phosphogluconate dehydrogenase, NAD-binding encodes MEITNVSFIGLGVMGYPMARHLQNAGFSTTVYNRTEAKAKQWAAEYKGQFASTPREASEGSDIVFVCVGNDDDVRSVIYGEDGVLASLKPGAILIDNTTTSATLAIELAKACKAQGNQFIDAPVSGGQAGAENGVLTVMCGGNETAFNTAKPVIQSFAKAITLLGENGQGQRCKMANQICIAGVLKGLSEALILAEKSNLDIDLVVDTLKHGAAGSWQMENRASTMAQDKFDFGFAIDWMRKDLGICLDEAKANGVRLPLTEEVDQEYQSLQEQGLGRMDTSVLIKAIKEKS; translated from the coding sequence ATGGAAATCACTAATGTTAGCTTCATCGGCTTAGGTGTGATGGGCTACCCAATGGCTCGCCATCTGCAAAATGCCGGTTTCTCAACAACGGTTTATAACCGTACAGAAGCTAAAGCAAAGCAATGGGCTGCTGAATATAAAGGTCAATTTGCTTCAACTCCTCGCGAAGCATCAGAAGGCTCTGACATCGTTTTTGTTTGTGTTGGTAATGATGACGATGTGCGCAGCGTTATTTATGGTGAAGATGGGGTTCTTGCTAGCTTAAAGCCAGGTGCAATCTTAATCGATAACACCACCACATCTGCCACTTTAGCAATTGAACTAGCAAAAGCATGTAAAGCACAAGGCAATCAATTTATTGATGCTCCTGTTTCTGGTGGTCAAGCCGGTGCTGAAAACGGTGTATTAACCGTAATGTGTGGTGGTAATGAAACTGCCTTCAATACCGCTAAACCTGTAATTCAAAGCTTTGCAAAAGCAATTACTCTTCTTGGTGAAAACGGCCAAGGTCAACGCTGTAAAATGGCAAACCAAATCTGTATTGCTGGTGTATTAAAAGGCTTAAGTGAAGCTCTCATCTTAGCTGAAAAATCAAATCTAGATATCGATCTTGTGGTTGATACGCTAAAACACGGAGCTGCGGGTTCATGGCAAATGGAGAACCGTGCAAGTACGATGGCACAAGATAAATTTGATTTTGGTTTTGCTATTGATTGGATGCGGAAAGATCTAGGTATTTGCTTAGATGAAGCGAAAGCCAATGGTGTTAGATTACCATTAACCGAAGAAGTAGACCAAGAATACCAAAGCCTACAAGAACAAGGCTTAGGTCGAATGGATACATCAGTGCTCATTAAGGCCATTAAAGAAAAGAGTTAA
- a CDS encoding membrane protein — MTIIDIDKETYRRKTNLVMVCFVGFLAVLSLLFGSILIALFGSQSVTESGSTGNFHLNMTGVILAVITCAFMVSKIKNHSYFNEIMYVWRLKQIHNRIYRKIAQINAKAERNDHDSLLILAFYYSTQKQVFNLDNNTLTITDVQKNITRVYEQATKVNLSLNLEDFDVRLLD, encoded by the coding sequence ATGACAATTATTGATATAGACAAAGAAACATACCGTAGAAAAACCAACCTTGTTATGGTTTGTTTTGTTGGTTTTCTTGCCGTTTTATCTCTGCTATTTGGTTCAATACTGATTGCACTATTTGGCTCACAAAGTGTTACAGAATCAGGATCTACTGGCAATTTCCACCTGAACATGACCGGTGTGATTTTAGCGGTCATAACTTGTGCTTTTATGGTAAGTAAAATTAAAAACCATTCTTATTTTAATGAGATCATGTATGTATGGAGGCTCAAACAAATCCATAACCGTATTTATCGAAAGATCGCACAAATTAATGCCAAAGCAGAAAGAAATGATCATGATTCCCTGCTAATCCTTGCTTTCTATTACTCTACACAAAAACAGGTATTTAATTTAGATAACAACACACTCACCATTACTGATGTACAAAAAAACATAACTCGTGTTTATGAACAAGCAACTAAGGTAAATTTATCTCTTAATCTTGAGGACTTTGATGTGAGATTGCTTGATTAA